In the genome of Segatella copri, one region contains:
- a CDS encoding helix-turn-helix domain-containing protein, with translation MQSLEIASRPFLTPSDVAFLLGVSVTTVYRCFYSGTLKAVRLRRKTYVRREDLDKYFEEAGAYKKKSYKRKDDQEYYTLREIMEKYNIGRKAVWGRCDRLGIPKVYVGRNTFFSKKAVDAKFADLLEEINLDNYYTMDQVMDMYGMTRTNAMSFVTYHKVPRVNRNGKAYYSKIHIDSIKQKGNEVDPDWYTYEEISEKYGLTKDQISYTLKNYDVRTEKRGKFTMIYRTDFDKITQQRMGNTKKVENLDGTERVIFQPKAQERACPPTPEGYYSTEEVAEMFKITIKHVGVMTRENKTPKIALKNFNFYEKKAIDILYNQKHKYADINDWITPEEMRDTYKMTHDAVRSFIHRHKIPSKVEYGVTYYSKQHIQVLKTGYFEGRERYYSVEEAMKKYGMTKDIVHYYVKHYKVTKVKKGQFMFFRKEEFDRLMEKRFKNDDLKTDYTE, from the coding sequence TTGCAAAGTCTGGAAATCGCTTCTCGACCTTTCTTGACACCTTCAGATGTTGCATTTCTTCTTGGTGTTAGTGTTACTACTGTGTATCGATGCTTTTACTCTGGAACACTCAAAGCTGTCAGACTACGACGTAAGACATATGTTCGTCGTGAAGATCTTGATAAATACTTTGAGGAAGCTGGTGCATACAAGAAGAAAAGCTATAAACGCAAAGATGACCAGGAGTACTATACTTTGCGTGAAATCATGGAGAAATATAATATCGGTCGCAAGGCCGTATGGGGACGCTGTGACCGTTTGGGTATTCCAAAAGTCTATGTAGGACGTAACACCTTCTTCAGTAAAAAGGCAGTTGATGCAAAGTTTGCAGACCTTCTTGAAGAAATCAATCTCGACAACTACTATACAATGGATCAGGTGATGGACATGTATGGTATGACTCGAACTAATGCAATGAGTTTTGTTACTTATCATAAGGTACCAAGAGTTAACCGTAATGGTAAGGCTTACTATTCCAAGATACATATTGATAGTATCAAGCAAAAAGGCAATGAGGTAGATCCGGACTGGTACACTTACGAAGAGATTTCAGAAAAGTATGGCCTAACAAAGGATCAGATTAGCTACACTCTTAAAAATTATGATGTAAGGACTGAGAAGCGAGGTAAGTTCACGATGATATATAGAACCGACTTCGACAAGATTACTCAACAGCGAATGGGCAACACCAAGAAAGTTGAGAACTTGGATGGTACAGAACGTGTCATCTTCCAACCAAAAGCACAGGAGAGAGCATGTCCTCCTACTCCAGAAGGATATTACTCAACTGAGGAAGTGGCAGAAATGTTCAAGATCACCATCAAGCATGTCGGTGTGATGACCAGAGAGAACAAAACTCCTAAAATAGCTCTTAAAAATTTCAACTTCTATGAGAAGAAGGCCATTGATATCCTGTATAATCAAAAGCATAAGTATGCGGATATAAATGACTGGATCACTCCTGAAGAGATGAGAGATACCTACAAGATGACGCATGACGCAGTACGTTCATTCATCCACCGGCATAAGATACCTTCAAAAGTTGAATATGGAGTAACCTACTATTCAAAGCAGCACATCCAGGTGCTGAAGACTGGATATTTCGAAGGAAGAGAACGCTACTATTCCGTAGAAGAAGCAATGAAGAAGTATGGAATGACAAAGGATATTGTACATTATTACGTCAAGCATTACAAAGTCACTAAAGTAAAGAAGGGGCAATTCATGTTCTTTAGAAAAGAAGAATTCGACAGACTCATGGAAAAACGTTTCAAAAATGATGATTTGAAAACAGATTATACTGAATAG
- a CDS encoding helix-turn-helix domain-containing protein encodes MQNEERQITFNDIPEVLSEILKRFDLLDQSMELIREEVRRTKRPSLSDHIPMDVKEACEFLKIKKSTMYTYIQNGEIPVNQKGKKYTFFRDDLIKWLESGCKIEAPISTMEINQILSKRPKRRTL; translated from the coding sequence ATGCAGAACGAAGAAAGACAAATAACATTCAATGACATACCGGAAGTATTGTCAGAGATACTGAAAAGATTCGATCTTCTTGACCAGTCTATGGAACTGATTCGAGAAGAGGTACGCAGAACTAAAAGACCTTCCCTGTCAGATCATATTCCAATGGATGTGAAGGAAGCTTGTGAATTTCTTAAAATCAAGAAATCCACTATGTACACTTACATACAGAACGGAGAAATCCCTGTCAATCAGAAGGGTAAGAAATACACCTTCTTTAGGGATGACCTTATCAAATGGTTAGAATCTGGCTGCAAGATAGAGGCTCCTATCAGCACCATGGAGATTAATCAGATTCTCAGCAAAAGACCAAAACGAAGAACTTTATAG
- a CDS encoding nucleoside phosphorylase, with product MSKYFAESELIINEDGSCFHLHLRPEQVADKVILVGDPGRVALVASHFEEQECEVSSREFHAITGTYKGKRITVQSTGIGCDNIDIVVNELDALKNIDFTTRTEKPEHTTLTLVRIGTCGGLQPECPAGTFVASQKSIGFDGLINFYARRNEICDLETEAEFKRQVKWMDQIGNPYCVDNDPELLNQIAGDDMVRGITIACGGFYGPQGRELRAPLADPELNAKIEAFEHNGLRINNFEMESSALAGLSLLLGHKALTCCMVIANRRTKKANTGYKSTIDNLIKVVLDRI from the coding sequence ATGAGCAAGTATTTTGCAGAATCAGAATTGATTATCAATGAGGATGGAAGCTGCTTCCACCTCCACCTCCGCCCAGAACAAGTGGCAGATAAAGTAATCCTAGTAGGCGACCCAGGCCGCGTAGCCCTCGTAGCATCCCACTTCGAGGAGCAGGAATGCGAGGTTTCAAGCCGAGAGTTCCACGCCATCACCGGAACCTATAAAGGCAAGCGAATCACCGTGCAGAGCACCGGAATCGGCTGCGACAACATCGATATCGTGGTCAACGAACTCGATGCCTTGAAGAACATCGACTTCACCACCCGCACCGAGAAACCCGAGCACACCACCCTCACCCTCGTGCGCATCGGCACCTGCGGCGGTCTGCAGCCAGAATGCCCAGCCGGAACCTTCGTAGCATCGCAGAAGAGCATCGGCTTCGACGGCCTCATCAACTTCTACGCCCGCCGCAACGAAATCTGCGACCTCGAAACAGAGGCAGAGTTCAAGCGCCAGGTAAAATGGATGGACCAGATAGGCAATCCATACTGTGTAGATAACGACCCGGAACTGCTCAATCAGATAGCCGGCGACGATATGGTACGAGGAATCACCATCGCCTGCGGCGGTTTCTACGGTCCGCAAGGCAGAGAACTGCGTGCCCCACTCGCTGACCCAGAGCTTAATGCAAAGATAGAAGCATTCGAGCATAACGGACTGCGCATCAACAACTTCGAGATGGAGAGCTCCGCCCTAGCCGGCCTATCCCTCCTCTTGGGCCACAAGGCATTAACCTGCTGCATGGTCATCGCCAACCGCCGCACAAAGAAGGCCAACACGGGCTACAAGAGCACCATCGACAACTTGATAAAAGTAGTATTAGATAGAATTTAA
- a CDS encoding site-specific integrase, whose product MQVCKTVKLRMRDRRNGTKSLFLDFWPGYRDPETMELIRRRSLGMYIYADPANKQQKLYNDKILAKAEAIRCKVYIDVLDEKYDFFNRDRLKEDFLGYFRNMVNRNYVKCDAAYKHFEKFCKGKCTFEMLDVLYCNKYMEYLLDTKVSSRGGHVIKKSISRNTASAYWNVFKQVLTKAYRERRLTDDLASLLENISCTTPVKQSLTLEEVRRMYNTECSIPVVRKAALFSCLTGLRISDILRLKWENIRSYADGGYYLDFICVKTKCQTQVPIGDDAYALIHPKTNRTYIFQGFKRTMTYGVMQNWLKECGIEKHITFHCFRHTYASLQLELGTDIYTVQHLLNHKNVSTTQIYASHANPKTREAAGRITLTNVKDDVKTTESKMCPKANKRK is encoded by the coding sequence ATGCAAGTATGTAAAACCGTTAAGCTCCGTATGCGTGACAGACGCAACGGAACAAAGTCACTTTTTCTGGACTTTTGGCCAGGATATAGAGACCCGGAGACGATGGAGTTGATACGCCGTCGCTCACTTGGCATGTACATTTATGCCGATCCTGCCAACAAGCAGCAGAAGCTCTACAACGACAAGATTCTCGCCAAGGCAGAAGCTATTCGTTGTAAGGTGTACATTGATGTTCTCGATGAGAAGTATGATTTCTTCAACCGTGACAGATTGAAGGAGGACTTTCTCGGATATTTCAGAAATATGGTCAATCGCAACTATGTGAAGTGTGATGCAGCCTACAAGCATTTCGAGAAGTTCTGTAAAGGCAAATGTACATTTGAGATGCTTGATGTTCTTTACTGTAACAAGTATATGGAATATCTCCTTGATACCAAAGTGTCATCAAGAGGTGGACATGTTATCAAGAAGTCTATTTCCAGAAATACGGCATCAGCCTATTGGAATGTGTTCAAGCAGGTCTTGACAAAGGCATACCGTGAGCGTAGATTGACAGATGATCTTGCCAGCCTTTTGGAAAACATTTCATGTACAACGCCAGTGAAGCAAAGTCTTACATTGGAGGAAGTTAGAAGAATGTACAACACAGAATGTTCTATTCCGGTGGTTCGAAAGGCAGCTTTATTCTCTTGTCTGACAGGTCTCCGTATCAGCGACATCCTGAGATTGAAATGGGAAAATATCCGTAGCTATGCTGATGGTGGATATTATCTGGATTTTATTTGTGTGAAGACAAAATGCCAGACCCAGGTTCCAATTGGCGATGATGCATATGCTCTCATCCATCCAAAGACTAACAGAACATATATCTTCCAAGGTTTCAAACGTACTATGACGTATGGTGTGATGCAGAACTGGCTAAAAGAGTGTGGTATCGAAAAGCATATCACCTTCCATTGCTTCCGTCATACGTATGCCTCGTTGCAGCTCGAACTTGGTACAGACATCTATACAGTTCAGCATCTGCTCAACCATAAGAATGTCAGCACGACACAGATCTACGCTTCTCACGCAAATCCAAAAACTCGTGAGGCAGCAGGCAGAATTACGTTAACGAACGTGAAAGACGATGTGAAGACAACAGAAAGCAAGATGTGCCCAAAAGCAAATAAGAGAAAATAA
- a CDS encoding PFL family protein — MINISEVIETNKMIEQENFDVRTITMGINLLDCATSDLDQLCENIYNKITRLAKNLVKTGEDISKEYGVPIVNKRISITPIALVGGSACKTTDDYVKIAKTLDKCAKELGVNFLGGYSAIVSKGMSKSDELLIRSIPQAMAQTDFICSSVNVGSTKTGINMDAVRLLGEIVKDTAEATKDKGSLGCAKLVVLCNAPDDNPFMAGAFHGVSEADAVVSVGVSGPGVVKYALEQVKGESFEVLCETIKRTAFKITRVGQLVAKEASRRLNVPFGIIDLSLAPTPAIGDSVADILELIGLERAGAPGTTAALALLNDQVKKGGIMASSYVGGLSGAFIPVSEDQGMINAVEAGALTIEKLEAMTCVCSVGLDMIAIPGDTPATTISGIIADEAAIGMVNQKTTAVRIIPVVGMKVGDTVDFGGLLGYAPIMPVNKFSCSDFVNRVGRIPAPIHSFKN; from the coding sequence ATGATCAATATATCTGAGGTAATAGAAACCAACAAGATGATTGAGCAGGAGAACTTCGACGTGCGCACCATCACCATGGGTATCAACCTCCTGGATTGTGCCACTTCCGATCTCGACCAGCTCTGTGAGAACATCTATAACAAGATAACCCGTCTTGCCAAGAACCTGGTGAAGACCGGTGAGGATATTTCTAAGGAATACGGTGTGCCTATCGTCAACAAGCGCATCTCCATCACTCCTATCGCCCTGGTAGGCGGCTCGGCCTGCAAGACCACCGACGACTACGTGAAGATAGCCAAGACCCTGGACAAGTGTGCCAAGGAACTGGGCGTCAACTTCCTGGGCGGCTACTCTGCCATCGTGAGCAAGGGTATGAGCAAGAGCGATGAACTCCTCATCCGTTCCATCCCTCAGGCGATGGCACAGACCGATTTCATCTGCAGTTCCGTGAACGTGGGTTCCACCAAGACCGGAATCAACATGGACGCCGTGCGCCTGTTGGGTGAAATCGTGAAGGATACAGCCGAGGCTACCAAGGACAAGGGTTCCCTGGGTTGCGCCAAGCTCGTGGTGCTCTGCAATGCGCCGGATGACAACCCATTCATGGCAGGTGCCTTCCATGGTGTTTCTGAGGCCGACGCCGTAGTGAGCGTAGGTGTCAGCGGACCAGGTGTGGTAAAATATGCATTGGAGCAGGTGAAGGGCGAGAGCTTCGAGGTGCTCTGCGAAACCATCAAGCGCACAGCCTTCAAGATTACCCGCGTGGGCCAGTTGGTAGCCAAGGAGGCTTCCCGCCGACTCAACGTACCATTCGGAATCATCGACCTCTCTCTGGCTCCAACTCCAGCCATCGGCGACAGTGTAGCTGATATTCTGGAGCTTATCGGACTGGAGCGTGCCGGTGCCCCTGGTACTACAGCCGCCCTTGCCCTGTTGAACGACCAGGTGAAGAAGGGTGGAATCATGGCTTCCTCTTACGTAGGCGGTTTGAGCGGTGCCTTCATCCCTGTATCTGAGGACCAGGGCATGATCAATGCCGTAGAGGCTGGTGCGCTGACCATCGAGAAGTTGGAGGCGATGACCTGCGTGTGCTCAGTAGGTTTGGATATGATCGCCATCCCTGGCGACACTCCAGCCACCACCATTTCGGGCATCATAGCCGATGAGGCTGCCATTGGTATGGTGAACCAGAAGACCACAGCCGTGCGCATCATCCCTGTAGTGGGAATGAAGGTAGGCGACACCGTAGATTTCGGTGGTCTCTTGGGTTATGCGCCAATCATGCCAGTAAACAAGTTCAGCTGCTCAGATTTCGTGAACCGTGTAGGCAGAATCCCTGCTCCTATCCACAGCTTCAAGAACTAA
- a CDS encoding helix-turn-helix domain-containing protein — protein sequence MGNSKIDMNILAKRVELLEMRVKELTSVEPEALNERLSKIEERYFSNKEMLTTTEVAEYLGVSQSQIYKLTMNMEIPHYKPQGKTIYFDKKELLKWMRNNHITLARKDSANK from the coding sequence ATGGGAAATAGCAAAATTGACATGAACATACTTGCCAAGAGAGTAGAACTTTTGGAAATGAGAGTAAAGGAACTCACTTCGGTAGAACCTGAGGCACTTAACGAGCGTCTTTCAAAGATTGAGGAAAGATATTTCTCAAACAAAGAGATGCTCACCACCACCGAGGTTGCTGAATATCTTGGCGTTTCTCAGTCGCAGATTTACAAGCTCACCATGAACATGGAGATTCCTCACTACAAGCCACAGGGCAAAACCATCTATTTCGACAAGAAGGAGCTTTTGAAATGGATGCGCAACAACCATATCACCCTGGCACGAAAGGACAGTGCCAACAAATAG
- the mnmE gene encoding tRNA uridine-5-carboxymethylaminomethyl(34) synthesis GTPase MnmE, which yields MNQEECICALATPAGGAIGIIRLSGNNAITITDQVFTAASGKSLTDAKPNTLHYGEIKDKNGNTIDDVMVSVFKAPHSYTGEDSTEISCHGSRYILQQVMQCLIQAGCRHAQPGEYTRRAFMNGKMDLSQAEAVADLIASTNKATHQMAMSQLKGHFSNELSTLREKLLKMTSLLELELDFSDHEDLEFADRTELHALAEEIEKKITALAHSFETGNALKQGIPVAIVGKTNAGKSTLLNRLLQDDKAIVSEIHGTTRDVIEDTTDIDGITFRFIDTAGIRSTDDKVEQLGIERTYQKMKEAKILIYLIDGSTDDDQQDKDMDEFMEIINDYDCPNIILGINKFDDITEYDEENINGFNAMTESLNSFNAFQSQCSGKPLKTLNIVPMSAKLGYNMDGLKESLVKIANVPEITENDVIITNARHYEALTKANESLQRVLESMDAGMSGDIIAEDLKMALEELGEITGGQISSQETLNNIFKHFCIGK from the coding sequence ATGAATCAAGAAGAATGTATCTGCGCCCTGGCAACCCCAGCTGGCGGCGCCATCGGAATCATCCGACTCAGTGGCAATAACGCCATTACCATCACCGACCAGGTTTTCACCGCAGCCAGCGGCAAATCCCTGACCGATGCCAAGCCCAACACCCTCCACTACGGAGAAATAAAAGATAAAAACGGCAACACCATCGACGATGTAATGGTAAGTGTCTTCAAGGCACCCCACAGCTACACCGGCGAAGACTCCACCGAGATTTCATGCCACGGCAGCAGATACATTCTGCAGCAAGTGATGCAGTGCCTGATACAGGCAGGTTGCCGCCACGCACAACCGGGCGAATACACCCGCCGTGCCTTCATGAACGGCAAGATGGACCTCTCGCAGGCAGAAGCCGTTGCCGACCTCATCGCCTCCACCAACAAGGCAACCCACCAGATGGCGATGAGCCAACTGAAGGGTCACTTCAGCAACGAGCTCTCCACCCTTCGTGAAAAACTCCTCAAAATGACCTCACTCCTCGAACTGGAACTGGATTTCAGCGACCATGAGGACCTGGAGTTTGCCGACCGCACAGAGCTCCACGCCCTGGCCGAGGAAATAGAGAAGAAGATAACCGCCCTCGCCCACTCCTTCGAAACCGGCAACGCCCTGAAGCAAGGCATCCCTGTAGCCATCGTGGGCAAGACCAACGCTGGCAAGAGCACTCTTCTCAACCGTCTGCTGCAAGATGACAAAGCCATCGTAAGCGAAATCCACGGTACTACGCGCGACGTCATTGAGGACACTACAGACATAGACGGCATTACCTTCCGCTTCATCGACACGGCAGGAATCCGATCCACCGACGACAAGGTGGAGCAGCTGGGCATAGAGCGCACCTATCAGAAGATGAAGGAAGCCAAGATTCTCATCTATCTCATCGACGGAAGCACTGATGATGACCAGCAGGATAAAGACATGGACGAGTTTATGGAGATTATTAATGACTACGACTGCCCGAATATAATCTTAGGTATCAACAAGTTTGACGACATCACGGAGTATGATGAAGAGAATATCAATGGATTCAACGCTATGACGGAAAGTCTCAACTCGTTCAATGCGTTCCAAAGCCAGTGTAGCGGAAAACCATTGAAGACACTCAACATAGTTCCGATGAGTGCCAAGTTGGGTTACAACATGGATGGTCTCAAGGAAAGTCTGGTAAAGATTGCCAATGTTCCAGAGATTACGGAGAACGATGTCATCATAACGAATGCCCGCCACTACGAGGCGTTGACGAAAGCCAACGAAAGTCTGCAGCGAGTATTGGAGTCGATGGATGCCGGCATGAGCGGCGACATCATCGCCGAAGACCTCAAGATGGCATTGGAAGAGCTGGGCGAAATCACTGGCGGACAGATAAGTAGCCAGGAAACGCTGAATAACATCTTCAAGCACTTTTGCATCGGAAAGTAA